The Coffea arabica cultivar ET-39 chromosome 2c, Coffea Arabica ET-39 HiFi, whole genome shotgun sequence genome includes the window TAGCTCCATCCATACATAGTTCTCTTCTGATCCAGGAATGTGTTTCCCATTCGGCTATAAAGCTTCTAAGATCCTTCATAGTTCGTTGGAAAACAAACTCGGATTACTTGTATAGCAATCGTTGGAACTTTCAAAAGATGATCCAGCTTGTATCAAGCCTCGGATCCGCCGGATCAAATCAGAAATCTCGTTATTATTCCAAGTCTCAGTTGTGCATTGCAAATTTTATTTGTACATCTTGAATCACGTTTGTGCATTTGTACATTTCATTTAGCAAATTAATTAATCCAGCACTCATTGAAGCAGTCCTCTTCTTCTAACGCTGCATTAAACAATTAAACTGCATGCAAACAAATGCtgaatcatcacatcagcagtAGCCTTCACACACTATTTGGTATGCAACCTCAAGATGAGCAAAAAACTAgtgattttttagaaaaatccaGTTGACCTTTCatgatttcttctaagattAATTATCTTTGGTTATATATAACTAGTGATCAATGACACGCAAATCGATGTGTGTgcaagtgataaaaaaaaaatatcttctGTTGAACTAATGAATGTCGATTCATTATTCGATAACAAAATCTAGTAAgactaaatacaaaaaaatatataaaaatcaaacaaaaaatgaaatcaaGGAATTATCTATAAACGATTATGTTTAAGTGATAAACATGTATTTTGTTGGTTACGTGATGTTAGTGGCTGAATTGAAGTGGGTTAGTGGtgaaaagttatttgaaagatAATAAAGTAATTCTAAAAAGTGACAACAGATTGTTTACACTAAACCACCTGCTTCCACGTTATTATTGTAGAGATATCCTTCAAATATCTCATTGACATCTTAAAGAAACCCCAAAATGTTCAAATAGGAAGAAGgcataaaacattaaaaaaattaaagaaaatacaagaaaaatgaCTTGATTAATTCCCTTCGATAACATGATCAGAACATGGATGGAAAGACCTGATAGAACAAAAAATTGTCTTGTACCGGACATTGTGTAAAACCAGCTTCCCTGAGCCGGGAGTGCTTTGCTCTACTTATATTTATAATCTTGGACAAATTTTTCTAAGCATTCTTGGGCATTTTTTGATCAGGGGCTCTCCAAACTTTGCCACTGCAACGCCAACAATAGGAAAACCAGGGTTAATCGAATTTGCTGCTTCCATTTGTTTCTCTGTCTTAATTTTGTCAAACTTGTTTTAAGAGTTCCTCTGAATATCCAAACGATTAAAGTCAAAACAAAGACATTATTCGCACTGCAAGAAATTTCATGTTTACATGCAGAAACAATTAAGTATATTTTTCGACTGAAACTAAAGAACGTATCTCTTATTCTCAAAAGAGGAGCATTCTTCTTGCCAATTCACAATTATTGGATCATTAAAAAGATGTCAAAGTGTGATTATCTATCAATCCAATTGATTCACGATTACTGTTTAAGAGTTGCTGTTCTAATTTcgttgaaaaaaagaagaagaagaaaaggaactgTTGAATGTACACCCACCAAGAAAAATGTTGAGAAGAACAAGAAGATGACCTAACTTAGAAACAAAGAATTCTGAGCAATTTCAAGCTCAACCGAGAACACGAAGAAGGACTCCAAGAACAAGAGAGATTGCATGATCATGCCCAGATCCAAGTTTCAAGAAATGCAATGTCGCCCCATAAATTCGAGAAATTCATTCATGAAAAACCCATGGGGAAACCGCGATTATCCGGACTTGACGAATACAAAGAAGGATAATGTTCtctaattttgtaattttcattaaaagggaaaatttgatCTAGAAGAAACGTATTATGcatgtcttttcttttctgtctACATTGGTCAGTGGTGACAGATGATGGAATCCTGGAAATCTATGGATATCTTAAACGCTGGAAAGTTCTAGGCTCATCAATTCTTTCAGTTACCTGGATCAAGGCCACTGTAATTGATCCAACTATATGAAACATCATCCACTGTTTTGTTCTTGTTCTTGAAAGTGATCTAGATCCTCCtcttgtttcattttcttggttgcaccGGATTGAAATCCTTCATCCCTTTCTTCTTCAGATGGATAAATAAAAAATGTTTGATCCTTCTGCTTTCTCTTTGATTTTTGGTAATCAACAAAGGCTCAGTAATGTTAATTTAATGGCCAGACATGCACACATTCCAGTCCCAGCATCCTCCGTTGCGGTGCTCAAACTGTAGTGTGAGAAAATTATCAATACATCCCCAGAAGATGTAAagattcttcaatttttttcagtaattttgagattaattTCAATAATAGTCTCCTTATCTTGTAGAGCTAGCAAAATAACAATTTCTTGAAATTGTCCTCAAATTCTTCCCATCTTTGATTGGATATGTTGTCTGATTGAATATAGCTCTTGTCCAGAATTAATCACGGACAAACCTACCTGTTCAAGAAATTAATTGGACTCATTATGTTAAACTTAAAATGACAAGATTGGTCGTTTCAAAAATGAGTTAAGGTTTAAAAAGAGAATATCAAGACAAGATATCccatcttttttttatatatataaaaactcgagaaaataacaatctaaatgaaatgaatgtttattgaaaaaataaaggggtctcctaaatttttattttagaagAACCTAGAAAAGTATCAAAAgatgtaattttttttcttagttaattttgactttttctcttgtttgggctacaaaaaaaatatttttttttcttttgcctatACTCAATTCTGCTGCATGTTGATTGGCAGACAGGAAAGCGATTACCCAAAAACAACAACTGAAATGGACGTGAATGATTATTTGTGTCTGTCTCTTATGAAATATACTAATTAATACAGTAAAGTCCAAACCAATTCCATTTACTTTTGAAATATTAAATACATAGGAGACAGCTGAGTACAAGACAACCCACATTGTTTAAGATCTTTCGGAAACTCCAACGCTTTCCTTGGTTGACTATTAATGCGTTTTCCTATAACCAAAAGAGGATTACCACGACTCAAGGTTTCCTATTCGCGGAAGTGATTTTCACAGAACTTTTAGTTTATTATCAAGAATCTGTCAAAATCATCAGCTCTGTAAACAACCAGCCACTACAACTAGTTAGAAAACAAAATGAGGAGGGATTAAAAAAGTATGAACTGTTTTGATTGAAATAACTTGGGACACGTATAACATGACAGCGAAGTTGATGATGATCGTTATATCAAAGTGATTAAAATCATAATTGcccaaaacaaaatttacaacTAGCCAACTGGAAAGTATAACATGTAGTCGTAATACACATGAACTaacattttattttatgtctgaGTAAAAATATAAAAGGATTCTCTATTTCCTTTGTAGCTCAGTGGAAGTCATTTGATCAATTGGCTATGAATTAGACTTtagctgctttttttttttaaccctccCTTCCCACCCCACCCACTTGTTATCTCTAATTGTCAAATTCAGAATTCGAATCCTGAAACTAACACCAGAATTCGAACTCTTGTTATCTCTAATTGCCAAATTCAGAATTCGAATCCTGAAACTAACAGCAGAATTCGAACTCTGAACCTAACAGCAGAGACTACGCTAAGAGTCCTCCCTTAGTCATTGGGCCAACCCCAGTTATCAAATAGACTTTAGCAGCTATTAAGACTCTTAGGTTCATTTTTGGGGTTGTCATTAACTATATATATCCCTCTAATTGTCcagatttttgtgaaatttcatTTAAGAGCCTTTCTCGAATAGAAATTGGATCTTTTCTTGCTCGCATTATGATCATCATGGTAAATATTAGTCAATCTTTAGATGATAAATGATTGTTTACAGATCTTAAGAATCCCGGGTGCCGAAGAGTTTTCGAGTCAGTGAAACTTCCGTCAAGTTTCAAGCGTTAAAGGTCCTGCCAATCTCAGCCTAATTCCTATCGATGGCTTACAACTTAAGTCCAAATATGATCTTAACATGCAAGTTTTACTTCGTGATTATGTTTCTAAAACCCCTTCCAGCATACTAATAATACAAAATGCACCCAAGACTTTTTTACTTGGTCCAACACATTCTCGCGTCTCAGATACAAAAGTTGCAAGGTTTTAGGTGACCATTCCTATCAAACCTTCTGAAAAGCAGAAAATCCTGATTCTTTGGCCATATGTGGATTTGCCGATTTGGGATCTCAAATCTCAACATAGCCAAAAAGGTTAAGGACACAAATGGCATCCTCAATAAACTCTTGAatttaggggaaaaaaaaaagactaaatcAGCATCACCCATCTCGCAATCAGTTGAATTGATACAGCGTATAGTTTTGGCCTCAGATAAAATGTTTTCAAACCTTGGCTCACTTCAGCTTGATAATATCTGCATATTTGGCATGATTTAAGCCCTCAATCTTGTTAAAGTGGTTGGCCTCAGAATCCTTGAGCGCCAAAAGCTTTTCCTTCAGAAAACATCGCTTTCATCAGGTTGACCTTCAAGTGCATCAGACGATACTTGTTACCAACGCCAGGTCGCTTTTACATTCATTGTAAGTCTCGCCAAAGGACCAAACTCTCACTAAAATCCATCCAACACAAGCACTTCACATTCCATCACAATCACCATTTTTGCAAACTACCCAAGTCTCAACCTTTCTTGTTATATAGGCctgaaagaggaaaaaaaattaagagaaCTTTCCATTTCAGTTGTTCAATGCCGAGTCCCCCGATACCACGTTCTAAATCTGCTCCTAGAATTTCAACAActcctctctctccctctcactCGGATGTAACTTCTCAATGGACATCAACGTCCGAAAactcttctagaacatggcaaAAAAAAGTTGGTAACTTCATAGCAAGAAAGACTGGCTCATCGTCTTCATCAAAGAAATCAATCCTAACTGAAGAGAGCCTCAAGGAATTCAACAGACTAAATGAAATTCTCGAACAGAAAAGGCACTTCAGCAGTAGTCCTTACTACAAGGGGCTGACTGACTCATCCCTTGTTATTAGTAGACAAAGACCTTCACTGCCAAGTCCTGATACACCGAGCAATGCCGGAAGTTTTAAGAGCTCAAGCTCTAAAACCAGCCTTGTATATAAAATGCAAGAATGGGGAAATTCCTGCTTTACATCCAAGGACAAAGATGCAAACATTTCTCAGCCCAAATCAAGTTCCTCTAATAGTAAAAACTCCAGAGACACTATCACCCCAATCCAATCTCTATCACCCTCTACATTGTCCAAACAAGGTTCAACACCCGCAACAACAAATACAAGATATAGATATACCAAAACTGCAAAAGAGCTGGGCTCTGAAAGTGAAAAGCTGGGCAGCATTAGCACAAAAATTACCAGCACCACCAGTACTGATGCTGCTATTGCTATATTGAACAAAGGGAAGCCATTGAGGGAGAGAGTATTAGTGCCACCATCACCACCACCAACACCGCCTCAGCCAGGACCACAAATCATACCACCACCTCCACCAGCACCACCACCAACACAAATTCTACAACCACAACCAACACTTCAACCACCACAGACATCATCCCGACCAACAATAACACCATCTCAAACTTCACCAACTGAAAAGATAGTCCAGGAGAAAGAGACGAACAAGCCAGAGAATGAAAGAAAATTTATGTGGGCTGACAAGTATCGACCATTTGCCCTGAAGGATTTCATATGCAATCATAGTAAAGCACTAGAGCTGCAAGCTACAGTGAGAGCCTGACTAATTCTCCCTTTTCGTTCTTCTCTGTCCACATTCTTCTTTCGACAGGGTACAATGAACTGAACATTGATATCTAATTGTTAGTTTACAATCTTCTATAGGTCAAGTCAGAAAATTGTAGTCATTTCATATTTGAAGGACAGCCAGGGGTTGGAAAGAGAACGATGATTTGGGCTTTCCTCCGTGAAGCTTTTGGAGAAGATAGAGTAGAGGTAATGCTCTAATATAATAtctttttatataattttcttAGTGCAAACAAGAATAAGCATATCCGTTGTGGAGTATGTTGGCTAAAATCTATAGAATCAGCATACCAGATCAAAAAGTAATGACCACGTGACAGAAGCTCACACACACAGGGAATATACAAACTGTAAACTAATTCAATATGTGAAAccagatattagtatcatctcACTTTGAGAAACTTTGGAGGAAACAGCAACGAAGAGTCAAACTAAAGATAAAAGTTTTTTCATCTTCATTGTTAGGGCCAAGAAACTCTGCTAGTGTTTTTGTCACCATGATTAGATTAATCTCTACtgcaaaattgaaatatattaaCATGACTGAAAGCCAAAGAAATTCAATTGCAAAGATCTAGAAGCTGTCTTATATCATGATCAATATGTTCTACAGGCTAGAGAGGAAAGCAAGAAGTTCATTCTGAAGGTCAGTTCTAGTTCCCATCCCTACCtctactttttcaatttttcatctcCTTTCCTCATTTGCCAGAATTGGAATATTGTACTATCTCATGTGGCTTCCACATAAGCAGAGggtaataataaaacaaatatcACGAAAGGAAGTTCAAATCGACCAATTGAAGTAGCATCACTTGGTCAATCAGTTGAATCAGTCAGTCTTCCTAAAAAGTTTTCACTTCTGGGTCAATGTACTTAGAACAGCAGCCATTACTAGTACTTCGGTCTAAATGTAATACTTGCAGAATATTCAGATGAATTTCACTCAAATTACCTGCAGAATATTCAGATGAATTTCACTCAAATTACCAACAATACCTCTGCACttcttaaaagaaaaagaaaagatttagaCTTTAGATTAATTAGACCTTTGTTTTACCAGTAAAGCGACTCAAGATGACCATCAACTTAATTCTTGAGGTTGGAAGAAGATCATGTCTAAATCCAGTTCTTCCATGAAATGTAAACGTCTCACTGATGTCATTTGCTTGCTTTAATTTGCTTTCTTGATGATTTGACAAAACCAACTAGTTCACTTTGAGTTAATTTACTCAAGACAAATTTCCAGATGTATCTAGTTCCCTTTGAGTTACTATTACCTACCATCAGAATCTTGACAGCATCTTAACAAAGCTGTTTTGGTGTAGAATTTGTTGAATCCGATTCATGACTGCAGAATGCAGGTGTAAACAGTAAAGTGAGAAAAGAAACTGAAAGGCGCAAATTAGGGATGTTGTTAGTCCAAAATCACAATTGCTTATTTATAAGTAAAACTATCA containing:
- the LOC113724135 gene encoding uncharacterized protein isoform X2, translating into MPSPPIPRSKSAPRISTTPLSPSHSDVTSQWTSTSENSSRTWQKKVGNFIARKTGSSSSSKKSILTEESLKEFNRLNEILEQKRHFSSSPYYKGLTDSSLVISRQRPSLPSPDTPSNAGSFKSSSSKTSLVYKMQEWGNSCFTSKDKDANISQPKSSSSNSKNSRDTITPIQSLSPSTLSKQGSTPATTNTRYRYTKTAKELGSESEKLGSISTKITSTTSTDAAIAILNKGKPLRERVLVPPSPPPTPPQPGPQIIPPPPPAPPPTQILQPQPTLQPPQTSSRPTITPSQTSPTEKIVQEKETNKPENERKFMWADKYRPFALKDFICNHSKALELQATVKSENCSHFIFEGQPGVGKRTMIWAFLREAFGEDRVEAREESKKFILKGEAVSSINVNIKHLSKHVEINLSELRGYEKHVIVELIKEKGDKSSSKALQCNPDNCRGTARILFNESNSTTSNARQNDFPFFIHTYAAIILYKADKLPTEALLYIKWLLERYKGCNKLFFCCSDASKIHPLTSLCTLVQLLPPSTEEIIKVLEFIAQQEGITLPHQLAAKIAKSSKNNLRQAIRSFEATWQFNSVLKENQEIMIGWEDDIAKIARNIIDEQSPKQLYNIRGKLQNLIEHNVSPEFIFETLVKELKKNLDEQLQKQIDNLHEKYNKNDDCEKHYAPAPNRQEEMGKRLNDPVRKTVQQFMRIEEFIAKFMSWYKGLVVKSKQMQAHAI
- the LOC113724135 gene encoding uncharacterized protein isoform X1; the encoded protein is MPSPPIPRSKSAPRISTTPLSPSHSDVTSQWTSTSENSSRTWQKKVGNFIARKTGSSSSSKKSILTEESLKEFNRLNEILEQKRHFSSSPYYKGLTDSSLVISRQRPSLPSPDTPSNAGSFKSSSSKTSLVYKMQEWGNSCFTSKDKDANISQPKSSSSNSKNSRDTITPIQSLSPSTLSKQGSTPATTNTRYRYTKTAKELGSESEKLGSISTKITSTTSTDAAIAILNKGKPLRERVLVPPSPPPTPPQPGPQIIPPPPPAPPPTQILQPQPTLQPPQTSSRPTITPSQTSPTEKIVQEKETNKPENERKFMWADKYRPFALKDFICNHSKALELQATVKSENCSHFIFEGQPGVGKRTMIWAFLREAFGEDRVEAREESKKFILKGEAVSSINVNIKHLSKHVEINLSELRGYEKHVIVELIKEKGDKSSSKALQCNPDNCRGTARILFNESNSTTSNARQNDFPFFIHTYAAIILYKADKLPTEALLYIKWLLERYKGCNKLFFCCSDASKIHPLTSLCTLVQLLPPSTEEIIKVLEFIAQQEGITLPHQLAAKIAKSSKNNLRQAIRSFEATWQFNSVLKENQEIMIGWEDDIAKIARNIIDEQSPKQLYNIRGKLQNLIEHNVSPEFIFETLVKELKKNLDEQLQKQIDNLHEKYNPGVALIFLQKNDDCEKHYAPAPNRQEEMGKRLNDPVRKTVQQFMRIEEFIAKFMSWYKGLVVKSKQMQAHAI
- the LOC113724135 gene encoding uncharacterized protein isoform X4, translating into MPSPPIPRSKSAPRISTTPLSPSHSDVTSQWTSTSENSSRTWQKKVGNFIARKTGSSSSSKKSILTEESLKEFNRLNEILEQKRHFSSSPYYKGLTDSSLVISRQRPSLPSPDTPSNAGSFKSSSSKTSLVYKMQEWGNSCFTSKDKDANISQPKSSSSNSKNSRDTITPIQSLSPSTLSKQGSTPATTNTRYRYTKTAKELGSESEKLGSISTKITSTTSTDAAIAILNKGKPLRERVLVPPSPPPTPPQPGPQIIPPPPPAPPPTQILQPQPTLQPPQTSSRPTITPSQTSPTEKIVQEKETNKPENERKFMWADKYRPFALKDFICNHSKALELQATVKSENCSHFIFEGQPGVGKRTMIWAFLREAFGEDRVEAREESKKFILKGEAVSSINVNIKHLSKHVEINLSELRGYEKHVIVELIKEKGDKSSSKALQCNPDNCRAIILYKADKLPTEALLYIKWLLERYKGCNKLFFCCSDASKIHPLTSLCTLVQLLPPSTEEIIKVLEFIAQQEGITLPHQLAAKIAKSSKNNLRQAIRSFEATWQFNSVLKENQEIMIGWEDDIAKIARNIIDEQSPKQLYNIRGKLQNLIEHNVSPEFIFETLVKELKKNLDEQLQKQIDNLHEKYNPGVALIFLQKNDDCEKHYAPAPNRQEEMGKRLNDPVRKTVQQFMRIEEFIAKFMSWYKGLVVKSKQMQAHAI
- the LOC113724135 gene encoding uncharacterized protein isoform X5, with translation MPSPPIPRSKSAPRISTTPLSPSHSDVTSQWTSTSENSSRTWQKKVGNFIARKTGSSSSSKKSILTEESLKEFNRLNEILEQKRHFSSSPYYKGLTDSSLVISRQRPSLPSPDTPSNAGSFKSSSSKTSLVYKMQEWGNSCFTSKDKDANISQPKSSSSNSKNSRDTITPIQSLSPSTLSKQGSTPATTNTRYRYTKTAKELGSESEKLGSISTKITSTTSTDAAIAILNKGKPLRERVLVPPSPPPTPPQPGPQIIPPPPPAPPPTQILQPQPTLQPPQTSSRPTITPSQTSPTEKIVQEKETNKPENERKFMWADKYRPFALKDFICNHSKALELQATVKSENCSHFIFEGQPGVGKRTMIWAFLREAFGEDRVEAREESKKFILKGEAVSSINVNIKHLSKHVEINLSELRGYEKHVIVELIKEKGDKSSSKALQCNPDNCRGTARILFNESNSTTSNARQNDFPFFIHTYAAIILYKADKLPTEALLYIKWLLERYKGCNKLFFCCSDASKIHPLTSLCTLVQLLPPSTEEIIKVLEFIAQQEGITLPHQLAAKIAKSSKNNLRQAIRSFEATWQFNSVLKENQEIMIGWEDDIAKIARNIIDEQSPKQLYNIRGKLQNLIEHNVSPEFIFETLVKELKKNLDEQLQKQIDNLHEKYNVWL
- the LOC113724135 gene encoding uncharacterized protein isoform X3, with amino-acid sequence MPSPPIPRSKSAPRISTTPLSPSHSDVTSQWTSTSENSSRTWQKKVGNFIARKTGSSSSSKKSILTEESLKEFNRLNEILEQKRHFSSSPYYKGLTDSSLVISRQRPSLPSPDTPSNAGSFKSSSSKTSLVYKMQEWGNSCFTSKDKDANISQPKSSSSNSKNSRDTITPIQSLSPSTLSKQGSTPATTNTRYRYTKTAKELGSESEKLGSISTKITSTTSTDAAIAILNKGKPLRERVLVPPSPPPTPPQPGPQIIPPPPPAPPPTQILQPQPTLQPPQTSSRPTITPSQTSPTEKIVQEKETNKPENERKFMWADKYRPFALKDFICNHSKALELQATVKSENCSHFIFEGQPGVGKRTMIWAFLREAFGEDRVEGEAVSSINVNIKHLSKHVEINLSELRGYEKHVIVELIKEKGDKSSSKALQCNPDNCRGTARILFNESNSTTSNARQNDFPFFIHTYAAIILYKADKLPTEALLYIKWLLERYKGCNKLFFCCSDASKIHPLTSLCTLVQLLPPSTEEIIKVLEFIAQQEGITLPHQLAAKIAKSSKNNLRQAIRSFEATWQFNSVLKENQEIMIGWEDDIAKIARNIIDEQSPKQLYNIRGKLQNLIEHNVSPEFIFETLVKELKKNLDEQLQKQIDNLHEKYNPGVALIFLQKNDDCEKHYAPAPNRQEEMGKRLNDPVRKTVQQFMRIEEFIAKFMSWYKGLVVKSKQMQAHAI